In the genome of Paenibacillus pabuli, one region contains:
- a CDS encoding ABC transporter permease — MNGRKLYTAVFSMGVQQSMEYRFHFFLGLLGAAFPILVQYFIWTAVYQHSGETALFSYSYNQIILYTILAGLVSKLIATQFEHQIVDDIKNGGLNKYLIKPVSYFGYRLVSFFGQKAIYYGVTAMLFVAIIWISSAGGVLEFQIIRLVLFVVSLSGALLLNFLISYCICASAFYLNEISYFFVITSLLVNILSGGMFPLEIFGDSIVGALQYTPFPYTIYFPVNVLSGKTEAAAMYQGLLIQCGWILLFLWLSRLTWRISMKKYSAVGG; from the coding sequence ATGAATGGACGCAAATTGTATACGGCTGTTTTTTCGATGGGTGTGCAGCAATCGATGGAATACCGATTTCACTTCTTTCTCGGTCTACTCGGAGCTGCGTTTCCCATTCTTGTCCAGTATTTTATATGGACAGCGGTGTATCAGCATTCCGGCGAAACAGCACTATTCTCGTATTCATATAATCAAATCATATTGTATACCATCTTGGCGGGCTTGGTATCCAAGCTGATCGCTACCCAGTTCGAGCATCAGATTGTCGACGATATCAAAAACGGAGGTCTCAACAAGTATTTGATCAAACCGGTCAGCTACTTCGGGTATCGGCTAGTTTCCTTTTTTGGACAGAAGGCGATCTATTACGGCGTTACAGCGATGCTGTTCGTCGCAATTATCTGGATTTCATCTGCCGGAGGTGTGCTTGAGTTCCAGATCATACGGCTGGTCTTGTTCGTCGTCTCGCTGTCGGGGGCGCTTTTGCTCAATTTCTTGATCTCCTACTGCATTTGTGCAAGTGCTTTTTATCTGAACGAAATCTCTTACTTTTTCGTTATTACGAGCCTACTGGTGAATATTCTGAGCGGAGGCATGTTCCCATTGGAGATTTTCGGGGATTCAATTGTGGGGGCACTTCAGTACACGCCGTTTCCGTATACGATTTATTTTCCGGTAAATGTGCTCAGCGGCAAAACGGAAGCGGCAGCGATGTATCAGGGATTGCTCATCCAGTGCGGGTGGATACTCCTGTTCTTATGGCTATCCCGTTTAACGTGGCGGATATCCATGAAGAAATATTCAGCGGTTGGGGGGTAG
- a CDS encoding ABC transporter ATP-binding protein, which yields MDFIRVRELHKSFVYYRKEAGLKHSLKNLFARKSLVKEAVKSVSFDIGPGECVGFLGPNGAGKTTTLKMLSGILYPTSGEADVLGYVPWERKNEFKRLFSIVMGQKNQLWWDLPASDSIYLNKCIYDVEDDIYRRSLAELSEMLDVQDLLDVQVRRLSLGERMKMELIAALIHRPKLLYLDEPTIGLDFPSQKRVREFLKYYNEQFGATILLTSHYMKDVEDLCKRTIIINEGSLLYDGDLHKINDLFGEHKIVKLRFSEPVAEQRLVKFGKVISADEYSIVLELPKHRLKEVSRAVLDSFPIVDWTIEDVPIEESISMLYAKESVG from the coding sequence ATGGACTTTATCCGTGTACGGGAACTGCACAAATCATTTGTATATTACCGGAAAGAAGCAGGACTCAAACATTCACTGAAAAACTTGTTTGCTCGCAAATCACTTGTGAAGGAAGCGGTCAAATCTGTTTCCTTTGATATCGGCCCTGGAGAGTGCGTTGGATTTCTGGGTCCGAACGGAGCAGGCAAAACCACAACGCTCAAAATGTTATCAGGCATCCTTTATCCCACAAGTGGTGAAGCCGATGTACTTGGCTATGTACCTTGGGAGCGAAAGAACGAATTCAAACGGCTGTTCTCCATTGTAATGGGTCAGAAAAATCAACTTTGGTGGGACCTTCCGGCCAGTGATTCGATTTATTTGAACAAATGTATATATGACGTCGAGGATGATATCTATCGTCGAAGTCTTGCCGAACTGTCGGAAATGCTTGATGTGCAAGACCTGCTGGATGTGCAGGTTCGCAGGCTGTCCTTGGGTGAACGTATGAAAATGGAGCTAATCGCCGCTCTGATCCACAGGCCCAAGCTGCTGTATCTCGACGAGCCGACGATCGGCCTGGATTTCCCCTCTCAGAAGAGGGTGCGGGAATTTCTGAAATACTATAATGAGCAGTTTGGCGCAACAATCCTGCTGACGAGCCACTACATGAAAGATGTGGAGGATCTGTGCAAGCGGACAATTATCATTAACGAAGGAAGTCTTCTGTATGACGGGGATCTTCACAAGATTAACGATCTGTTTGGTGAACACAAAATTGTGAAATTGCGATTCTCGGAGCCGGTGGCCGAGCAGCGGCTGGTCAAATTCGGGAAAGTAATCAGCGCAGACGAGTACAGCATTGTTCTGGAGCTGCCCAAACACCGCTTAAAAGAAGTGTCGCGCGCTGTGCTCGATTCGTTTCCGATCGTTGACTGGACGATCGAGGACGTTCCAATCGAGGAGAGTATTTCCATGCTCTACGCAAAGGAATCGGTCGGATGA
- a CDS encoding radical SAM protein produces MQPKTAVTFDKLTFQNMKRTLVPLAETGRKRREDPTYAAPVPYEIGIKLNNGCNLRCKHCFEWNPDGFHHGFASEVKRDEIEIPVVEKLLAETRERKSRVFLWGGEPLFYSKFDELAELLAKEDRHTTICTNAILIEQKLDSILKMSKNLVMLVSLEGFEKENDAIRGKGTFKKVIHAIQLLLDLQKQGLYKGKVSVALTVNDQMVDQLYSLMEFFEELGVDSVYFCFPWYIPSDTAEKMDTYFDAHFPHLASRFASDHKNSWHSFTFHISPDRFETLIEEFKRVNSRVWNVRIRYQPLEPEEVEGFIRGSEKPAMNRTKCFSISNRMDVMPDGKVNPCKFFPEFSVGNLYEESVADIFHGEDLRKQREVLACGLTPICSKCVLLYNNGV; encoded by the coding sequence ATGCAGCCGAAAACAGCAGTTACGTTTGATAAGCTGACATTCCAAAATATGAAAAGAACCCTCGTTCCGCTCGCAGAAACGGGAAGGAAACGCCGGGAGGACCCGACGTATGCCGCACCCGTGCCTTATGAGATCGGAATCAAGCTTAATAACGGCTGTAACCTGCGCTGCAAGCATTGCTTTGAGTGGAATCCAGATGGCTTCCATCACGGCTTTGCCAGTGAAGTAAAGAGAGACGAAATCGAGATTCCCGTCGTTGAGAAATTGCTCGCCGAAACGAGAGAACGCAAATCTCGTGTGTTCCTGTGGGGCGGAGAACCGCTATTCTATTCCAAGTTCGATGAACTGGCAGAGCTGCTAGCGAAGGAAGACCGGCATACGACCATTTGCACAAACGCGATTCTCATTGAACAAAAGCTGGATTCCATTTTGAAAATGTCTAAGAATTTAGTTATGCTGGTCAGCCTGGAAGGATTCGAAAAAGAGAATGACGCAATTCGAGGCAAAGGCACGTTCAAAAAAGTAATTCACGCCATACAGCTGCTGCTGGATTTGCAAAAGCAGGGCTTATACAAAGGTAAAGTGTCCGTAGCTCTGACCGTAAATGACCAGATGGTGGACCAGCTGTACAGCTTGATGGAATTCTTTGAAGAGTTGGGCGTTGATTCCGTGTACTTCTGCTTCCCATGGTACATCCCTTCCGATACGGCGGAAAAAATGGACACCTACTTTGATGCCCACTTTCCGCACCTTGCCTCCCGCTTTGCAAGTGATCACAAGAACAGCTGGCACTCATTCACGTTCCACATCTCACCGGACCGCTTCGAAACATTAATCGAGGAATTTAAACGAGTTAATTCACGTGTGTGGAATGTACGTATCCGCTATCAGCCGCTGGAGCCCGAAGAGGTAGAAGGTTTTATACGGGGGAGCGAAAAGCCGGCCATGAATCGGACCAAATGTTTCTCGATCTCGAACCGGATGGACGTCATGCCAGACGGTAAAGTCAATCCGTGCAAATTTTTTCCAGAGTTCAGTGTCGGTAATTTATACGAAGAAAGTGTTGCTGATATTTTCCATGGTGAGGATCTGCGAAAACAACGCGAGGTTCTGGCCTGCGGCCTGACACCAATTTGCTCCAAATGCGTGCTTCTGTATAACAACGGAGTTTAA
- a CDS encoding acyl carrier protein, with protein MYDKIVDILCAIKEDQPELRQSLSPATELNNDIGLDSLQMIQFMLKVEDQLNVIIDYDEFDYEHLQSIDTFITFLKSCQSQEQLLYEDAQK; from the coding sequence ATGTACGATAAAATCGTAGATATTTTGTGCGCTATCAAAGAAGACCAACCGGAACTACGCCAATCCCTGTCCCCAGCAACGGAGCTAAATAATGATATTGGTCTCGATTCTCTGCAAATGATTCAATTTATGCTCAAAGTCGAGGATCAGCTAAACGTAATCATTGACTATGACGAATTCGATTATGAACATCTCCAGTCGATTGACACATTTATAACATTTCTGAAAAGCTGCCAGTCGCAAGAGCAATTATTGTATGAAGATGCCCAGAAGTGA
- a CDS encoding aminoglycoside phosphotransferase family protein, producing the protein MIEITTELVRQLIDSQFPKWKGLTITPVEKSGHDNRTYRLGDEMTIRLPSHERYASAVEKELKWLPVFKPLLSLPIPAPIEQGEPSDEYPLTWSVNRWIEGETVSHTNVLDLSVFAEDLAKFLRELEAIDASHGIPAGIQNFHRGGDLAVYDTDTRTVIEKVSGQYDPKLLTEIWELALATKFQASPLWLHGDVAVGNLLVQDGRLCGVIDFGTMGVGDPSSDLVMAWNFFDDVSREIFLCCMNVDQDTVDRARGWALWKALISYDWNEQGSEASNWGKHVLDVIIRDYKSL; encoded by the coding sequence ATGATTGAAATTACGACTGAATTGGTACGTCAATTAATCGATAGTCAATTTCCGAAGTGGAAAGGTTTAACAATAACACCCGTGGAAAAAAGTGGGCACGATAACCGAACCTATCGATTGGGTGACGAAATGACGATTCGTTTACCGAGTCACGAGCGTTATGCCTCTGCTGTTGAGAAAGAACTGAAGTGGCTTCCCGTCTTCAAACCTCTGCTGTCCTTGCCCATTCCAGCTCCCATTGAACAAGGCGAGCCTTCGGACGAATATCCCCTTACCTGGTCGGTCAACCGATGGATTGAAGGCGAGACCGTCTCGCATACCAACGTACTTGATCTAAGTGTATTTGCCGAAGACCTCGCTAAATTTCTGAGAGAGCTGGAAGCCATCGATGCTAGCCATGGGATTCCGGCAGGTATTCAAAATTTTCATCGCGGCGGCGACTTGGCGGTTTACGATACAGATACAAGGACCGTCATTGAAAAGGTATCCGGCCAGTACGATCCAAAGCTCCTGACTGAAATATGGGAGCTTGCCCTTGCAACGAAATTTCAAGCGTCACCGTTATGGCTCCATGGTGATGTAGCAGTAGGTAATCTGCTCGTGCAAGATGGACGGCTATGCGGAGTCATTGATTTTGGAACGATGGGCGTAGGTGATCCTTCTAGTGATCTTGTGATGGCATGGAACTTTTTTGATGATGTAAGTCGTGAGATATTCCTATGCTGCATGAATGTTGACCAAGATACGGTTGATCGTGCACGTGGCTGGGCTTTGTGGAAAGCACTCATCTCTTACGATTGGAACGAACAAGGCTCGGAAGCCTCGAATTGGGGAAAGCATGTATTAGATGTCATTATTCGTGACTATAAATCGCTATAA
- a CDS encoding aldo/keto reductase — translation MELRNYGNTGMKVSTLGFGGAEIGRNVSKADVETLLNSALDAGLNVIDTAECYGDSEELIGDVLSHRRDDYYLFTKCGHAAGVDGPDWDAKVLEETIDRSLRRLKTEYVDVIHLHSCSEEVLRQGAVIEVLQRAKEAGKTRFIGYSGDTTDALYAIQTGVFDSLETSLNIADQEAIDLTLPEARKRNMGVIAKRPIANAAWTYDSLPEEAYPFVYWKRLNELGYGFLSENAQAAVEIALRFTLSTEGVDTAIVGTAKPNRWQQNADLVAKGALSKELYDEIRERWKEIAGADWTGRT, via the coding sequence ATGGAACTGCGTAATTACGGAAACACTGGCATGAAAGTAAGTACACTAGGGTTTGGTGGAGCGGAGATCGGCAGGAACGTATCCAAAGCAGATGTAGAAACATTGCTTAACAGTGCGCTGGATGCAGGATTAAACGTCATTGACACGGCTGAATGTTATGGGGATAGTGAGGAGTTAATTGGAGATGTGTTATCACATCGAAGAGACGATTATTATTTGTTTACCAAATGTGGACATGCTGCTGGGGTAGATGGCCCAGATTGGGACGCCAAAGTATTAGAGGAAACGATTGACCGTAGTCTTAGAAGACTTAAAACGGAATACGTTGATGTAATCCATCTTCATAGTTGCTCAGAAGAAGTACTTCGGCAAGGAGCGGTTATTGAAGTGCTGCAACGAGCCAAGGAAGCTGGGAAAACAAGGTTTATTGGATATAGCGGCGATACAACGGATGCCCTCTATGCCATTCAGACAGGCGTGTTCGACAGCTTGGAAACCTCGCTGAACATTGCCGATCAGGAAGCCATCGATCTGACGCTGCCTGAAGCGAGAAAGAGAAATATGGGCGTTATTGCTAAACGGCCTATTGCCAATGCGGCATGGACGTATGACTCGCTTCCGGAAGAAGCATATCCCTTTGTATACTGGAAACGCTTGAATGAACTTGGTTATGGTTTTCTGAGCGAAAATGCACAAGCAGCCGTTGAAATCGCATTACGTTTTACGCTCAGTACAGAAGGGGTAGATACGGCAATTGTGGGTACAGCCAAACCTAACCGTTGGCAGCAAAATGCTGACCTGGTCGCCAAAGGAGCTCTGAGTAAGGAGTTATATGACGAAATTAGAGAACGGTGGAAAGAAATTGCGGGAGCTGACTGGACTGGACGAACTTGA
- a CDS encoding GNAT family N-acetyltransferase, whose translation MNIKIELVPRERSQVIRHLMQFYLYDFTKYLNIDVDSNGIFPEYPGLDAFWSEEDRKFPFLITSDEAPAGFALIERCEPGSKDNDYYLTEFFVMQKYRRSGVGTRAAYELFERFPGRWKVTQVRNNVIAQAFWRKIIGEYTGGRFREKFHPELGNPSQFFVT comes from the coding sequence ATGAATATAAAAATAGAGCTGGTTCCCCGGGAACGCAGTCAGGTGATTCGGCACTTAATGCAATTTTATCTGTATGACTTTACCAAATATTTGAATATTGATGTGGATAGTAACGGTATTTTCCCGGAATATCCCGGATTGGACGCCTTCTGGTCAGAGGAGGACCGCAAGTTTCCTTTTTTGATTACGAGTGATGAGGCACCGGCCGGGTTTGCGTTGATAGAGCGATGTGAACCAGGCAGCAAAGATAATGACTACTATTTGACCGAGTTTTTTGTAATGCAGAAATACCGGCGTAGTGGAGTTGGTACCCGGGCAGCTTATGAACTGTTTGAACGTTTTCCGGGAAGGTGGAAAGTAACCCAGGTTCGCAACAATGTCATTGCTCAGGCGTTCTGGCGAAAAATCATAGGGGAATACACAGGAGGCCGCTTTCGTGAGAAATTTCATCCTGAACTGGGGAACCCGAGTCAGTTTTTCGTAACCTGA
- the xerS gene encoding tyrosine recombinase XerS has product MGVPNLTNVQKEIDRRKLDDKLPSMPWFVQQFIDYKLPDLSPSTLLEYLRDYEAFFGWLRAEGLSEASSNKEVTLTELEVLRMESVTSYRLFLATKREGANSRITVSRKLSSLRSLFHYLSQIAEDEDFYPLLKRNIMAKIEIKRTHKPKDTAAKLKGKLLEEEELLEFIGYILEGYAVDMEKNKQALYSHELNKERDACIASLILNSGLRVSEVVNLNVDDLDLNNKLLYVYRKGNNDETFKTPVYFREQAKDELATYINLRQSRYRTPKREKGLFIALRNGDSEGSRMTKRAIQAMIMKYAKQFGKPYLTVHKLRHSFATDYYLQNDIYKTKEQLGHASTETTEIYAHLTDKTMSEAIERRADDGM; this is encoded by the coding sequence ATGGGGGTGCCGAACTTGACCAATGTGCAAAAAGAGATCGACCGACGCAAGCTGGATGACAAACTGCCTTCCATGCCCTGGTTCGTTCAGCAATTCATTGACTATAAATTACCCGACTTATCTCCTTCTACTCTGCTTGAATATTTAAGGGATTACGAAGCTTTCTTTGGCTGGTTGCGCGCGGAAGGATTATCCGAGGCAAGCTCCAATAAGGAAGTTACATTGACTGAGCTAGAAGTACTTCGAATGGAATCGGTAACATCTTATCGATTATTTCTGGCCACCAAGCGTGAAGGCGCCAACTCCAGAATCACGGTTTCCCGTAAGCTTTCTTCCCTTCGTTCACTCTTTCATTATTTGAGTCAGATTGCAGAGGACGAAGACTTCTACCCCCTGCTGAAACGAAACATTATGGCGAAAATTGAGATCAAACGTACCCACAAACCCAAAGATACAGCTGCCAAACTAAAGGGTAAACTTCTGGAAGAAGAAGAGTTACTGGAGTTTATCGGATATATCCTTGAAGGATACGCCGTGGATATGGAAAAGAACAAACAAGCACTTTACTCGCACGAGCTTAACAAAGAACGGGATGCTTGCATCGCCAGCCTCATTCTGAATTCGGGTCTGCGTGTATCTGAAGTGGTGAACCTGAACGTGGATGATCTGGATCTGAATAACAAGCTGCTGTATGTATATCGCAAAGGTAATAATGATGAGACGTTTAAGACGCCTGTGTATTTTAGAGAACAAGCCAAAGATGAACTCGCAACCTATATCAATCTGCGTCAGTCACGTTACCGCACACCCAAACGGGAAAAAGGGCTGTTTATTGCACTTCGTAATGGAGATTCCGAAGGAAGTCGGATGACCAAACGAGCCATACAAGCCATGATCATGAAATACGCCAAACAATTTGGCAAGCCTTACCTGACTGTGCATAAATTGCGCCATTCTTTTGCGACCGACTATTATTTGCAAAATGATATCTATAAAACCAAAGAACAGCTTGGACACGCTTCTACGGAAACAACCGAAATTTACGCACACCTCACGGATAAAACGATGTCTGAAGCCATTGAACGTCGCGCTGACGATGGAATGTAG
- the mobB gene encoding molybdopterin-guanine dinucleotide biosynthesis protein B, with translation MAETSSTSPHIMQIVGYKNTGKSTLIASLTRHLTSAGRRVAVIKHDGHDHFEMDHEGTDSYSFAQAGADAVVVMSEKRTALIERQATSLENMINYLSTYDWILIEGYKQAPYPKLVMVREEKDLSLIEMLQDVVGIVSWLTHDKRGCLEKSGDLIWHSVHKTEEIAKWLVSLEH, from the coding sequence ATGGCTGAAACAAGCAGCACTTCACCACATATCATGCAGATTGTTGGATATAAAAACACAGGCAAAAGCACCTTAATTGCTTCGCTTACCCGGCACCTTACCTCTGCTGGACGAAGAGTGGCTGTAATTAAGCATGATGGACATGATCATTTTGAGATGGATCACGAAGGAACCGATTCCTACAGCTTTGCTCAGGCGGGGGCCGATGCAGTCGTTGTGATGTCAGAGAAACGCACTGCACTCATTGAAAGACAAGCAACGTCGTTGGAGAACATGATCAACTATCTGTCAACGTACGACTGGATTCTTATTGAGGGATACAAACAAGCTCCATATCCCAAATTGGTCATGGTCCGTGAAGAGAAAGATCTCTCTCTAATCGAGATGTTACAGGATGTAGTTGGAATTGTTTCATGGCTGACGCATGACAAAAGGGGATGCTTGGAGAAAAGTGGGGATCTCATCTGGCATTCTGTTCATAAGACAGAGGAAATAGCAAAATGGCTGGTCTCACTTGAGCATTAG
- a CDS encoding molybdopterin molybdotransferase MoeA: MTTAKFNRKAIQVSDAQAKVAVHVSSGSIEKVTLEEAHGRTLAETIYAPHPYPFFRRSGMDGFAILSSDTIEASSEQQIWLRIIDEIPCGYTSDQPITSGTAARIMTGAQVPEGADAVVMMEMTESKEEHGEQWIALKRHIQPNANITPIGLEVQEGELLLAAGTIIQAGEQSVLATFGVGQVPVYKRPKVAIFATGTELLEVDEPLQPGRIRNSNSYMLRSLVVEAGGEPVMYGSIADDVDTARTKLAEALEHNDMVVTTGGVSVGDYDIMGDLVREGNMEMLFNKVTMRPGSVTTAAVVKDKLLFALSGNPGACFVGFGLFVRPTIRTMQADAHPYLEEWTAILEDDYTKVNNFTRFVRGRTEIRNGMVYAKPSAARVDESSVMITIKDSDCLIVIPPENKGIPAGEQVRVLKLPTVHGR; this comes from the coding sequence ATGACGACTGCGAAATTTAACCGTAAGGCTATACAAGTATCGGATGCGCAGGCGAAAGTTGCGGTTCATGTCAGCTCAGGTTCAATCGAAAAAGTAACACTTGAGGAAGCACATGGTCGAACGCTTGCTGAGACGATATATGCTCCCCACCCTTACCCATTCTTTCGTCGATCCGGAATGGATGGATTTGCGATTCTAAGTTCGGATACGATTGAAGCATCCAGCGAGCAGCAGATTTGGCTCCGTATCATTGATGAAATTCCTTGCGGGTATACATCGGATCAACCGATTACATCCGGTACAGCTGCTCGGATCATGACAGGAGCTCAGGTGCCGGAAGGCGCTGATGCTGTTGTTATGATGGAAATGACTGAAAGCAAAGAAGAGCATGGGGAACAATGGATTGCTCTGAAGCGCCATATTCAGCCGAATGCCAACATTACACCTATTGGATTGGAAGTTCAAGAGGGAGAGCTGCTGCTTGCAGCAGGAACAATCATTCAGGCAGGTGAACAATCCGTGCTGGCAACATTTGGTGTAGGACAAGTGCCAGTATACAAACGCCCCAAGGTAGCCATTTTTGCAACAGGTACAGAATTGTTGGAAGTGGACGAGCCGTTGCAACCTGGGCGAATTCGGAACAGCAACAGCTATATGCTTCGTTCTTTGGTTGTTGAAGCGGGGGGAGAACCGGTTATGTATGGTTCGATTGCTGATGATGTGGATACTGCACGTACGAAGCTTGCAGAAGCGCTTGAACATAATGATATGGTGGTCACAACAGGCGGAGTATCGGTTGGGGATTATGATATTATGGGTGACCTCGTTCGGGAAGGGAATATGGAGATGCTGTTTAATAAAGTGACGATGCGTCCCGGCAGTGTTACGACGGCTGCTGTGGTCAAAGACAAGCTGCTATTTGCGCTTTCGGGTAATCCAGGAGCTTGTTTTGTCGGCTTTGGGTTGTTTGTTCGGCCAACGATTCGTACGATGCAGGCTGATGCTCATCCGTATTTGGAAGAATGGACAGCCATATTGGAAGATGATTATACAAAGGTCAACAATTTCACACGATTTGTACGCGGACGGACAGAGATACGTAACGGAATGGTGTATGCTAAACCTTCTGCCGCGAGAGTGGACGAATCCAGTGTCATGATTACCATTAAAGATAGCGATTGCCTGATCGTGATTCCACCTGAGAATAAAGGCATTCCTGCTGGTGAACAGGTTCGAGTTCTCAAACTTCCCACGGTTCATGGCAGGTAG
- a CDS encoding HNH endonuclease has product MNQRCELCGREPVETTVHHLTPKEMGGTHMPTADLCIPCHKQIHSLYTNRDIITLGLTEVQALRQDERIAPYIRWIRKQPASTIPRVRKSHHVRKS; this is encoded by the coding sequence ATGAATCAACGATGCGAATTGTGTGGAAGGGAACCTGTCGAAACTACAGTCCATCACCTGACACCGAAAGAAATGGGTGGAACGCATATGCCTACTGCCGATCTCTGTATCCCTTGCCACAAACAAATTCATTCTCTCTATACCAATCGCGATATTATAACTTTAGGTTTAACTGAGGTACAGGCTCTAAGGCAGGATGAGCGCATCGCTCCTTATATCCGCTGGATTCGCAAACAACCTGCTTCAACCATTCCTCGTGTTCGAAAGTCCCATCATGTCCGCAAATCCTAA
- a CDS encoding DUF4247 domain-containing protein: protein MKKRLAHGLKLMLVLSLVMSLLSACGAPSVQDTYPLESVSGSGNTTSYVYRAADRTVPEVARELSEQRKPDQISAENTERMFLVYQDQYYHLQQDPNKAEDTLVEVDSKEYVRQNYDSSFLQGYLTATLIGNLFDSFGGRGSGTYRGYTNKDTYKPREGSYRTPTSSDKKAAPPITVDRKGSITRRGSDKDTSVGSGGGLFSRNKEQSKGTIDRNKSSGGLGGLFDSPKSSYKKPKTRVGGGRIMRRR from the coding sequence ATGAAAAAGCGCTTGGCACATGGATTAAAATTAATGCTGGTCCTCAGCCTTGTGATGTCGCTGCTGTCCGCGTGCGGAGCACCTTCGGTTCAGGACACATATCCGCTTGAATCGGTCAGCGGCAGTGGTAACACGACATCCTATGTGTATCGAGCTGCCGATCGTACCGTTCCAGAGGTCGCTCGGGAATTATCTGAACAGCGGAAGCCGGACCAGATCTCGGCGGAAAATACAGAGCGGATGTTCCTGGTGTATCAGGATCAGTATTATCATTTGCAGCAAGACCCGAATAAAGCGGAAGATACTTTGGTTGAGGTGGATTCCAAGGAATATGTTCGGCAGAATTATGATTCGTCCTTTTTGCAAGGGTACTTAACCGCAACATTGATTGGGAATTTGTTTGATTCTTTTGGAGGTAGAGGTTCTGGTACGTATCGGGGTTATACGAACAAGGACACATACAAACCAAGGGAAGGTTCCTATCGGACACCGACGAGCAGCGATAAAAAGGCTGCTCCGCCGATAACCGTTGACCGGAAGGGATCGATTACCCGGCGTGGCAGTGACAAGGATACGAGCGTTGGCTCGGGCGGAGGGCTATTCAGCCGAAACAAGGAACAAAGCAAAGGCACAATTGATCGTAATAAAAGCAGTGGTGGCCTTGGAGGATTGTTTGATTCACCGAAGAGTTCTTATAAAAAGCCAAAGACGAGGGTTGGCGGCGGCCGAATTATGAGGCGTAGATAG
- a CDS encoding DUF4178 domain-containing protein translates to MSMWKRIKGIIAKPEPPQVEKTMLQLAPGDICEVSLVTYEVVGRVHHRTRNAAVLTLQDGTAIRHLHIEEREMTRYALYTPIDGRLDAPDEVPTLLDLDGRAYHLEEEYGGMVTTAGRTPYGQAGEQLVWQYQSDDHMLLRVEWQDRRFTLYEGESILPADIKVIRSS, encoded by the coding sequence ATGAGTATGTGGAAACGGATTAAAGGAATAATAGCCAAACCTGAACCGCCCCAGGTAGAGAAAACAATGCTTCAGCTGGCACCTGGTGATATCTGTGAGGTATCGCTGGTCACCTATGAAGTTGTTGGACGGGTACATCATCGGACACGGAATGCAGCTGTCCTTACGTTGCAGGATGGTACGGCAATCCGACATTTGCATATTGAAGAACGGGAAATGACCCGGTATGCCCTCTATACACCAATTGATGGTCGTCTCGATGCACCAGACGAGGTGCCAACGTTGCTGGATCTGGATGGACGTGCGTATCATCTGGAGGAAGAATACGGAGGAATGGTAACCACTGCAGGCAGGACACCCTATGGTCAGGCTGGGGAACAATTAGTATGGCAATATCAGTCTGATGATCACATGCTTTTACGTGTGGAGTGGCAAGACAGAAGATTTACGTTGTATGAGGGTGAGTCCATCCTTCCTGCGGATATCAAAGTGATTCGTTCGAGCTAG
- a CDS encoding DUF350 domain-containing protein — protein sequence MDLNILAMLVWTLSGSVLLFVLMYVDSLFTKYKDFAEVKAGNMAVTTRMVMKLFAQGYVLATSISTAGHLGEALLVSVVSFVILLILESVVHFMIRRWANLDLDTGIQQGKTGYGLFSGALHIVGALIIAACL from the coding sequence ATGGATTTGAACATTTTGGCAATGCTGGTCTGGACGTTATCGGGTTCGGTTTTGCTGTTTGTCTTGATGTATGTGGATTCTTTATTCACAAAGTATAAGGATTTTGCCGAAGTGAAGGCGGGCAATATGGCCGTTACTACACGTATGGTTATGAAGCTGTTTGCTCAGGGATATGTACTCGCGACCTCCATATCGACAGCGGGTCACCTTGGAGAAGCGTTGCTGGTATCCGTTGTTTCCTTTGTCATTTTGCTGATTCTGGAAAGTGTGGTTCACTTTATGATTCGGAGATGGGCCAACCTCGATCTGGATACGGGAATACAGCAGGGTAAGACGGGTTACGGTTTGTTTTCGGGTGCACTTCATATCGTGGGCGCATTAATTATTGCAGCTTGTTTATAA